A genomic region of Leptospira bourretii contains the following coding sequences:
- a CDS encoding response regulator, producing the protein MVYLVEDDVITTFLIKTLMEKFSFADEIHGFQNGEEALNALLAGSADPDMLFLDLNMPIMDGWEFLRAISKHPKYAKLPIYILTSSIDPTDKARSEEFKNVKGYLVKPLSLKDLQSINPAVG; encoded by the coding sequence ATGGTATACCTAGTTGAAGATGATGTGATTACAACATTTCTCATCAAAACTTTGATGGAAAAGTTCTCTTTTGCAGACGAAATCCATGGCTTTCAAAACGGAGAGGAAGCGTTGAATGCCCTGCTTGCTGGTTCGGCCGATCCTGATATGTTATTTTTAGATTTGAACATGCCCATTATGGATGGATGGGAATTTTTACGAGCCATCAGCAAACACCCCAAATACGCCAAACTTCCAATCTACATTTTAACCTCCTCCATTGACCCAACTGACAAAGCCAGATCAGAAGAATTCAAAAATGTAAAAGGATATTTAGTGAAACCACTTTCCCTGAAGGATTTGCAGTCCATCAACCCGGCAGTGGGCTAA
- a CDS encoding lytic transglycosylase domain-containing protein, whose translation MRLTDIPSVSSVLNRMESLSKLSENPKSLVSFPDVLEREWNRSKAQDSLPVQTSNLNGEGISLPFPEEIGSKIPVSFQADTKNKPTDILGTIESIAKAQGMDPNLVKAMVKAESGFKPNAVSPKGAMGLMQLMPETAGSLGVNDPFDPEENIGGGVKFLKGLMKEFKDPEKAIAAYNAGPGAVKRYKGIPPYEETQNYVNKVKRYYKDFSS comes from the coding sequence GTGAGACTAACGGACATCCCTTCTGTATCTTCTGTTTTGAACCGGATGGAATCCCTTTCCAAACTTTCAGAAAATCCCAAATCTCTTGTTTCCTTTCCCGATGTTTTAGAAAGGGAATGGAACCGCTCGAAAGCCCAGGATTCGTTACCTGTTCAAACTTCGAACCTAAATGGAGAAGGGATTTCCCTTCCCTTCCCCGAAGAAATTGGATCCAAAATTCCGGTTTCCTTCCAAGCCGATACAAAAAACAAACCAACCGATATTTTGGGAACGATTGAATCCATTGCGAAAGCCCAGGGAATGGACCCTAACTTAGTTAAGGCGATGGTCAAAGCGGAATCTGGATTCAAACCAAATGCTGTATCTCCGAAAGGAGCCATGGGTCTTATGCAACTCATGCCAGAAACAGCAGGATCACTCGGAGTGAATGATCCTTTTGACCCGGAGGAGAATATTGGTGGCGGAGTAAAATTTTTAAAGGGGCTAATGAAAGAATTTAAAGACCCAGAAAAAGCAATCGCAGCTTATAATGCAGGCCCTGGAGCAGTGAAACGTTACAAAGGCATTCCTCCTTACGAAGAAACACAAAATTACGTGAACAAAGTCAAACGATACTACAAAGACTTTAGTTCGTAA